The following proteins are co-located in the Maridesulfovibrio bastinii DSM 16055 genome:
- a CDS encoding asparaginase — protein sequence MNSDNLCGEVILIFTGGTIGMSENPDAGGVVPDDNFSKLLSEVTPEGHDVKVRPVLWSDVPSPHMTPDMMLKLSNDIENYLSEDCVLGAVVLHGTDLMAETAYMLDLTVKSPKPVILTGAMRYFNESGYDGVRNLVDAVKVCLLPPEEGTDVMLQMGDKLFAAKNAIKFSSLSVDPFIGQNTGRLGFVAGDSVILTRSRPGRRPRLPFKTFKADPDVHLIGCHPGMDSTVIDFLRSQGARGIVLEGFGAGNTPPRLVDGIKRCIADKIPVVLCTRCIEGGVWPIYAYPGGAANLKSLGVITAGGLSALKATLLLKLLVGSGCTENEIRQVFSEESV from the coding sequence ATGAACTCAGACAATCTTTGTGGAGAAGTAATTCTCATTTTTACCGGCGGCACCATAGGAATGAGTGAAAATCCTGATGCTGGCGGAGTCGTGCCGGACGATAACTTTTCAAAACTCCTTTCCGAGGTCACACCTGAAGGTCATGATGTAAAAGTTCGGCCGGTATTATGGTCTGATGTTCCAAGCCCGCACATGACTCCGGACATGATGCTGAAACTTTCAAACGATATTGAGAACTACCTGAGCGAAGATTGTGTTCTGGGGGCCGTTGTACTGCACGGCACGGATCTTATGGCTGAAACAGCATATATGCTGGACCTGACAGTAAAATCTCCCAAACCGGTTATCCTTACCGGAGCTATGCGCTACTTCAATGAATCCGGGTATGACGGGGTCCGCAACCTCGTGGACGCAGTAAAAGTCTGCCTTCTGCCGCCGGAAGAAGGGACTGATGTAATGCTTCAAATGGGAGACAAACTTTTTGCAGCTAAGAATGCTATAAAATTCAGTTCACTCAGTGTAGACCCATTTATAGGACAAAATACCGGACGATTAGGCTTTGTCGCCGGTGATTCAGTTATCCTGACCCGCTCACGCCCCGGCAGAAGACCAAGACTGCCTTTTAAAACTTTCAAAGCTGACCCTGATGTTCACCTTATTGGTTGCCATCCGGGCATGGATTCCACTGTTATCGACTTCCTGCGTTCCCAAGGAGCCCGAGGTATCGTCCTTGAAGGATTCGGAGCAGGAAATACTCCTCCCAGACTGGTTGACGGAATCAAAAGGTGTATTGCAGACAAAATTCCTGTAGTCCTCTGCACGCGGTGTATTGAAGGCGGGGTCTGGCCTATTTACGCATACCCCGGTGGAGCTGCCAATCTGAAAAGCCTTGGAGTGATCACAGCAGGAGGACTTTCTGCCCTGAAAGCTACCCTGCTCCTGAAACTTCTTGTGGGAAGCGGTTGCACTGAAAATGAGATCAGGCAGGTATTTTCGGAAGAAAGTGTCTGA
- a CDS encoding ABC transporter substrate-binding protein, whose translation MRVFILTVFMAASFMVSSVSPAWSGDSAFRIGVLYNLTGADAARDTPGFHGMELACDKINEEGGISGHKLILVAADCQSDQTKTALAAETLAGRGNIKVLAGLNDASDAMIAVPAATSAEKMFVISGSTMQTLPYMFGKFCYMTSFGDSMQSRAATKFAVRELKAGKAWIATDIVNKGTKIIGKYYKKSCRKYGIKVVDNVWYSAGNGSFPVPSNNKNEDGLSAGDADVLFLATDIADAVTAVRGLRKAGFNQPILAGDNFDSPVLEQLADNNSGKIYITTPVSYDNPDQVVQDFVKSYRSRFGTDPENAYAALGYDTVMMIAEAMKKAGSHDAEMIRQAYSELQGYKGVTGEISYPEGLRVPLKNLDIVKFENGIFSFIDRISPN comes from the coding sequence ATGAGAGTATTTATACTCACAGTGTTTATGGCAGCGTCTTTTATGGTTTCTTCTGTTTCCCCGGCATGGTCCGGTGATAGCGCTTTTAGAATTGGAGTTCTCTACAATTTAACCGGGGCTGATGCAGCAAGAGATACTCCGGGATTTCATGGTATGGAACTCGCTTGTGACAAGATAAATGAAGAGGGCGGTATTTCCGGGCATAAATTAATTCTTGTTGCCGCAGACTGCCAGTCTGATCAAACCAAAACAGCTCTTGCAGCCGAGACTCTGGCTGGCAGAGGTAATATAAAAGTACTGGCCGGGCTGAACGATGCTTCGGACGCCATGATCGCGGTGCCTGCTGCCACCAGTGCTGAAAAAATGTTCGTAATTTCAGGCTCAACCATGCAGACCCTTCCCTATATGTTTGGTAAATTCTGCTACATGACTTCATTTGGAGACAGCATGCAGTCCCGTGCAGCCACAAAGTTTGCGGTCCGGGAATTAAAGGCCGGGAAAGCATGGATAGCGACTGATATAGTTAACAAGGGAACTAAGATTATCGGTAAATATTACAAGAAAAGCTGCCGTAAATACGGGATAAAGGTGGTTGATAACGTCTGGTACAGTGCCGGTAACGGATCTTTTCCCGTACCATCTAATAATAAAAATGAAGATGGCCTTTCTGCCGGTGACGCGGATGTGCTTTTTCTAGCCACGGATATTGCTGATGCGGTAACCGCCGTAAGGGGGCTCCGTAAGGCAGGATTCAACCAGCCGATTCTGGCCGGTGATAATTTTGACAGCCCTGTTCTGGAACAACTCGCCGACAATAATTCAGGCAAGATTTATATAACCACTCCGGTGTCATACGATAATCCCGATCAGGTTGTTCAGGATTTCGTAAAAAGCTATCGCAGCAGGTTTGGAACAGATCCTGAAAATGCATATGCCGCGCTTGGATATGACACGGTGATGATGATCGCTGAAGCCATGAAAAAAGCCGGAAGCCATGATGCAGAAATGATCAGGCAGGCTTATTCCGAATTGCAGGGGTACAAGGGAGTAACAGGAGAAATCAGTTATCCTGAAGGTCTTCGTGTTCCACTTAAAAATCTGGATATTGTAAAATTTGAAAATGGTATTTTTTCTTTCATCGATAGAATTTCACCTAATTAA
- the thyX gene encoding FAD-dependent thymidylate synthase — protein sequence MPVKEQRVEFLAMTPNALELLYASFRQCYHAGFVADMWPKLLNGEVERDKQASFVSGILESGHTSPIEHVSFTFAIEGISRACSHQIVRHRIASYSQQSQRYVTENDMDYILPPSIAKIPEARERFEKFMDEVGETYKDLREILIANGMEKKANEDARFVLPQAAETKIVVTMNCRSLMHFFNLRCCTRAQWEVRSMADKMLKICREKLPAIFNVGGARCEQLGYCPESERFACGRFPTLSEITSKSL from the coding sequence ATGCCTGTAAAAGAACAAAGAGTAGAATTTCTAGCCATGACTCCGAATGCCTTGGAATTGCTGTATGCTTCTTTCCGCCAATGTTACCACGCCGGGTTTGTTGCCGATATGTGGCCAAAGCTTTTGAATGGGGAAGTGGAGCGTGATAAACAGGCTTCTTTTGTGTCCGGGATTCTTGAATCAGGTCATACCAGCCCGATAGAGCATGTCAGCTTCACCTTTGCCATAGAGGGAATCTCCAGAGCTTGCTCACACCAGATTGTGCGGCATAGAATAGCTTCTTATTCCCAGCAGAGTCAGCGTTATGTTACAGAGAACGATATGGATTATATCCTTCCTCCGTCCATTGCAAAAATTCCTGAAGCCAGAGAGCGTTTTGAAAAATTTATGGATGAAGTAGGTGAAACTTATAAAGACCTGCGCGAGATTCTGATAGCAAACGGAATGGAAAAGAAAGCCAATGAAGATGCCAGATTTGTACTTCCACAGGCTGCTGAAACTAAAATTGTTGTAACAATGAACTGCCGTTCCCTGATGCATTTTTTCAATCTGCGCTGTTGCACCAGAGCCCAATGGGAAGTTCGCTCCATGGCTGATAAAATGCTTAAAATCTGTCGTGAAAAGCTGCCTGCTATTTTTAATGTCGGCGGAGCGCGATGTGAACAGCTTGGATATTGTCCCGAATCAGAGCGTTTTGCATGCGGAAGATTTCCTACTCTGTCTGAAATTACCTCTAAAAGCCTGTGA
- a CDS encoding leucyl aminopeptidase has product MEFSFVVEPASTWAADVVVFFAFKDSEEYLPGFSAWMASNADWVSASRALRDFSADLGSVSVIYGPPASSVQRVMIAGLGSKESFGIEQFNHAVTAALRKCRELKLRLVGLPLCAFEGLQVDEALTNAVISIIDGLYSYDAYKTENSGESKLPERIQIFAEKEPQLHVKDSIKRGQSVGEGLTFARDLVNAPPNLATPVYMAEEAKKLAKKYGFKFKALKRKEIIDKGMGAFASVFRGSTDEPRLVTLEYAPKDNENDRPLVLVGKGVTFDSGGISLKPSNAMDTMKCDMSGAAAILGFFAAIGELAPEMHIVGILPFADNMPDASATRPGEVVTSYAGKTIEILNTDAEGRLLLCDSLAYSSEFQPAAIIDLATLTGGCIVAFGTKVAAVMDNNHQLGSLVRECGMRVGERYWPMPLWDMYKEELKSSVADIKNIGSREGMTIHAGMFLKEFVPENVPWVHLDIAGPAWAKSKSAVSEAGGTGFGVKTLVELIYTVDLDDL; this is encoded by the coding sequence ATGGAATTTTCATTTGTTGTAGAACCAGCTTCAACATGGGCCGCCGATGTTGTTGTTTTTTTCGCATTCAAGGACAGTGAAGAGTATCTTCCCGGATTTTCAGCGTGGATGGCCTCTAATGCGGACTGGGTTTCGGCATCAAGAGCATTAAGGGATTTTAGTGCTGACCTTGGCAGTGTCAGCGTTATTTATGGTCCACCGGCATCTTCTGTTCAACGAGTCATGATTGCCGGACTTGGATCAAAGGAATCATTCGGGATAGAACAGTTCAATCATGCCGTTACCGCAGCATTGCGGAAATGCAGAGAATTAAAGCTGCGTCTGGTCGGATTGCCGCTGTGTGCTTTTGAAGGTCTTCAGGTTGATGAGGCTTTAACCAATGCTGTTATATCCATCATAGACGGTTTATACTCTTATGATGCCTACAAAACGGAAAATTCCGGAGAGAGCAAACTGCCTGAACGAATCCAAATTTTTGCGGAAAAAGAACCTCAGCTGCATGTTAAGGATTCTATAAAAAGAGGGCAGTCTGTCGGCGAAGGTCTTACATTTGCCCGTGATCTGGTTAATGCTCCTCCTAATCTGGCTACTCCGGTGTATATGGCGGAAGAGGCTAAAAAACTTGCCAAGAAGTATGGTTTCAAATTCAAGGCGCTGAAACGTAAGGAAATTATTGATAAGGGTATGGGGGCTTTTGCTTCTGTTTTCAGGGGAAGCACTGATGAACCCAGACTTGTCACCCTTGAATATGCGCCAAAGGATAATGAGAATGACCGCCCGCTGGTGCTTGTCGGCAAGGGAGTAACCTTTGACTCTGGAGGAATTTCTCTCAAGCCTTCAAATGCAATGGATACGATGAAGTGCGATATGTCTGGAGCTGCGGCTATTCTGGGATTTTTTGCCGCAATTGGAGAGCTTGCTCCTGAGATGCATATCGTGGGCATTCTTCCATTTGCTGATAATATGCCTGATGCTTCTGCAACACGGCCGGGCGAGGTGGTAACTTCGTATGCTGGCAAGACCATCGAAATTCTTAATACCGATGCGGAAGGGCGGCTTCTGCTGTGTGACAGCCTTGCCTACAGTTCAGAATTTCAGCCTGCGGCGATTATCGACCTTGCCACGCTTACAGGCGGGTGCATTGTAGCCTTCGGGACAAAAGTTGCTGCTGTCATGGATAATAACCATCAGCTGGGCAGTCTTGTAAGGGAATGCGGAATGAGGGTCGGTGAAAGATACTGGCCGATGCCCCTTTGGGACATGTATAAAGAAGAACTCAAAAGCAGTGTGGCGGACATAAAGAATATCGGCTCTAGAGAAGGTATGACCATTCACGCAGGAATGTTTTTAAAGGAGTTTGTTCCGGAAAATGTTCCGTGGGTGCATCTTGATATCGCCGGTCCGGCATGGGCCAAGTCAAAATCTGCTGTATCTGAAGCAGGTGGTACAGGCTTTGGAGTAAAGACTTTGGTGGAATTGATCTATACAGTTGATCTTGATGACCTGTAG
- the typA gene encoding translational GTPase TypA, with translation MKNDKLRNIAIIAHVDHGKTTLVDGLFKQSGLFREGQDVDDRIMDSMDLERERGITIAAKNCAVVWNGVKINIIDTPGHADFGGEVERSLSMADGAVLLVDASEGPLPQTRFVLKKALEAGLKIIVVINKIDRSDARPDEVLDEVYDLFIDLDANEDQLEFPLLYAIGREGIAMADPNERGENLHDLFDLIVNEVPGPEFDPDEPFQMLVSDLGYSDYLGRLAIGRVIHGSAKQNSPLCCINEKGEALPLKLTKIQTYMGMTFSETDCAEPGDIAVISGIEEVFIGDTICTREDPKALPRITVDEPTVSMRFGINTSPMAGLEGKLVQSSKIRERLIKETLLNVAVKVEESDEKDSFIVKGRGEFQLAILIETMRREGFELSVGRPEVIYKQENGKKLEPMEQVFIDCEEDFLGIVTEKLSSKKAQMNNLVNNGKGRVRIEFSAPSRSLIGYRDEFLTDTKGTGIMNTLFAGYDEYKGDFPSRYTGSLVSDRAGKAVAYALFNLEPRGELFVVPNDPVYEGMIVGEHNRDNDININPTKEKKLSNMRASGKDEAVILTPVRPMTLERALHFIREDEIIEVTPESIRLRKVELSATKRHAARGKEIKAKK, from the coding sequence ATGAAAAACGATAAATTAAGAAACATTGCAATTATCGCACACGTTGACCACGGTAAGACCACCCTCGTGGACGGTCTCTTCAAGCAGAGCGGACTTTTTCGCGAAGGACAGGATGTCGATGACAGAATCATGGACAGCATGGACCTTGAACGTGAAAGAGGAATTACAATCGCAGCCAAGAACTGCGCCGTAGTCTGGAACGGAGTAAAAATCAACATTATTGATACTCCCGGCCATGCCGATTTCGGTGGCGAAGTAGAACGCTCACTGAGCATGGCTGACGGAGCTGTACTCCTTGTCGATGCATCTGAAGGACCGCTTCCTCAGACCCGTTTCGTACTTAAAAAGGCTCTTGAAGCCGGTCTCAAAATTATTGTTGTCATCAATAAAATTGACCGTTCCGATGCTCGCCCTGACGAAGTTCTTGACGAAGTCTACGATCTGTTCATTGACCTTGATGCCAATGAAGACCAGCTTGAATTCCCTCTTCTTTATGCCATCGGCAGAGAGGGTATCGCAATGGCCGATCCTAATGAACGCGGCGAAAACCTGCATGATCTTTTCGATCTGATTGTAAATGAAGTTCCCGGACCGGAATTTGATCCTGACGAACCTTTCCAGATGCTTGTATCCGATCTTGGTTATTCAGACTATCTCGGACGTCTTGCCATCGGTAGAGTTATACACGGTTCAGCCAAACAGAATTCACCCCTTTGCTGTATTAACGAAAAAGGTGAAGCTCTGCCCCTGAAGCTCACTAAAATTCAGACCTACATGGGCATGACTTTCAGTGAAACTGACTGCGCCGAGCCCGGTGATATCGCTGTTATCTCCGGCATCGAAGAAGTTTTCATCGGTGACACCATCTGCACCAGAGAAGATCCTAAAGCTCTGCCCAGAATCACTGTTGACGAGCCTACCGTTTCCATGCGCTTCGGAATCAACACTTCACCAATGGCCGGCCTTGAAGGCAAGCTTGTACAGTCTTCCAAAATAAGGGAGCGCCTGATCAAGGAAACCCTGCTTAATGTTGCCGTTAAGGTTGAAGAAAGTGACGAAAAGGACAGCTTCATTGTTAAAGGACGCGGCGAATTCCAGCTTGCTATCCTGATTGAAACAATGCGCCGTGAAGGCTTTGAACTTTCTGTTGGAAGACCTGAAGTTATTTACAAACAAGAAAACGGCAAGAAGCTGGAACCAATGGAACAGGTTTTCATCGACTGCGAAGAAGATTTTCTCGGTATTGTAACCGAAAAACTTTCTTCTAAAAAAGCTCAGATGAACAACCTCGTAAACAACGGTAAAGGCCGTGTTCGCATTGAGTTCTCTGCTCCGTCCAGATCCCTTATCGGTTACCGCGATGAGTTCCTCACCGACACCAAGGGAACAGGTATCATGAACACCCTGTTTGCCGGATATGATGAATATAAAGGCGATTTCCCTTCACGCTATACCGGTTCTCTGGTTTCAGACCGTGCTGGTAAAGCTGTTGCATACGCCCTTTTCAACCTTGAGCCGCGCGGAGAACTTTTTGTAGTTCCCAACGACCCGGTTTACGAGGGTATGATTGTCGGTGAACACAACCGTGACAACGACATCAATATCAACCCGACAAAAGAAAAGAAGCTCTCCAACATGCGTGCTTCCGGTAAAGATGAAGCTGTTATCCTTACTCCTGTAAGACCGATGACACTTGAACGCGCTCTGCACTTCATCCGCGAAGACGAAATTATCGAAGTTACTCCTGAATCAATCAGGCTGCGCAAAGTTGAGCTTTCCGCAACCAAACGCCATGCGGCGCGCGGAAAAGAAATAAAAGCTAAAAAATAA
- a CDS encoding STAS domain-containing protein has protein sequence MEVNISRHGDSIVLDLDGRIDAYGVKELDSRLDELLAGDKPLCLIFEMSGVSYISSAGIRSIIKTLKALHKRGGELVLAAVSSYCRNVLDTAGMAGSLNMFADKKEAIAFLQNFEWERQALANWDKLEKAESPLGEFRFISGEAKEAELNITGNLADIVHSRIRPHDLYSRSFSQTEYSIGIGALGSSPEDYMDIMGLMTTIGGTMAWLPTDGHDLADFLVPRNDTGSVLIRTPYNISIKGGFNEYIMFESSDPEGTSLSQLYKGLFLLSRRRRKDFKGILGVSAIAEVKELYSRTLLKSPVIRNSPPAGKTIFDPENSELWFTRDSTPRYRDITCLSCGFGLDLSCDLSVFDPGKIYSAFYLDPAEAEDSGHILINHAAVFNKTEMPAKAASLDREIINIAEKGEFADMRSLDDRTLVSRAFIGVSYIQSLSRDLSGWHGRPGLNHPSRQVAEKRYREEAEYADIPRKRDEEINKFQLFLEAQKLKNMNKKQ, from the coding sequence ATGGAAGTAAATATCAGCAGACATGGAGACAGTATCGTCCTTGACCTTGACGGAAGAATTGATGCCTACGGTGTAAAGGAACTTGACTCCCGGCTTGATGAGCTTCTTGCCGGTGATAAACCTCTCTGCCTAATTTTCGAGATGTCAGGGGTCAGTTATATAAGCAGTGCCGGGATACGTTCCATAATCAAGACTCTTAAAGCACTGCACAAGCGCGGAGGCGAGCTTGTTCTGGCTGCGGTTTCATCCTATTGCCGCAATGTCCTTGATACTGCCGGGATGGCTGGTTCGTTAAATATGTTTGCAGACAAAAAAGAAGCAATAGCATTTTTGCAGAATTTTGAATGGGAGCGTCAGGCACTGGCTAACTGGGATAAACTTGAAAAAGCTGAATCACCTTTAGGAGAATTTCGTTTTATCTCAGGTGAAGCAAAAGAGGCGGAACTTAACATTACCGGAAATCTTGCCGATATCGTCCATTCCAGAATAAGACCGCATGATCTTTATTCCCGCAGCTTCTCCCAGACAGAGTATTCAATCGGAATAGGTGCTCTGGGGAGTTCTCCTGAAGATTATATGGATATCATGGGCCTTATGACAACTATAGGCGGGACTATGGCCTGGCTGCCGACTGACGGTCATGATCTGGCTGATTTTCTGGTTCCGAGAAATGATACCGGAAGTGTTCTGATACGCACCCCATACAATATATCCATAAAGGGAGGATTTAATGAGTATATAATGTTTGAGTCCTCTGATCCTGAAGGAACATCTCTGTCACAGCTTTACAAAGGGCTCTTTCTGCTATCCAGAAGAAGGAGAAAGGATTTTAAAGGAATTCTGGGAGTCTCAGCCATTGCCGAGGTTAAAGAACTTTACTCAAGAACATTATTGAAATCTCCGGTAATTAGAAATTCTCCTCCGGCAGGGAAAACAATTTTTGATCCTGAGAATTCCGAACTCTGGTTCACTAGGGATTCAACCCCACGATATCGTGATATCACCTGTCTTTCCTGCGGTTTCGGACTTGATCTTTCCTGCGATCTTTCAGTCTTTGATCCGGGCAAAATATATTCGGCCTTTTATCTTGATCCGGCAGAGGCCGAGGACAGCGGGCATATTCTTATAAATCATGCAGCTGTTTTCAATAAAACGGAAATGCCGGCAAAAGCAGCTTCACTTGACCGGGAAATAATAAATATTGCAGAAAAAGGGGAGTTTGCCGATATGCGCAGCCTTGATGACCGAACTCTTGTTTCGCGGGCCTTCATCGGGGTCAGTTATATCCAGAGTCTTTCCCGTGATCTTTCGGGCTGGCATGGTCGTCCCGGGCTTAATCATCCCAGCCGGCAGGTGGCTGAAAAAAGATACAGGGAAGAAGCTGAATATGCCGATATCCCTAGAAAAAGGGATGAAGAAATAAATAAGTTTCAGCTTTTCCTTGAAGCTCAGAAACTTAAGAACATGAATAAAAAGCAATAA